One stretch of Bombina bombina isolate aBomBom1 chromosome 7, aBomBom1.pri, whole genome shotgun sequence DNA includes these proteins:
- the LOC128636757 gene encoding indolethylamine N-methyltransferase-like, with amino-acid sequence MAGSTYQITTWSILHSGERSQDAQLGIRQMPEMLTPSSRYCTHVLAMSKNQKSCIKGERLICMEIGSIVYPLIPLSEFFNDVTMLEFNDICIKELEKWINTHDAAHDWSHMFNEEWKKREEKVKTLIKRILKYDLTKENPTDPVVLPKVDCIFIGCCLEIISKTHDDVLTMLKKVSRWLTPGGHLIMYVVLNASYFTVGEHHFHILKLDEAFISKALRDIGYKIETIDLEERKSNHGAVSYDHFALIIAVMQ; translated from the exons ATGGCGGGAAGTACATATCAAATTACTACATGGAGCATACTTCACTCCGGAGAAAGGTCACAGGATGCACAACTTGGAATTCGACAGATGCCCGAAATGCTCACTCCCAGCAGCCGATATTGTACACATGTTCTGGCTATGTCCAAAAATCAGAAAA GCTGCATTAAAGGTGAACGTTTGATTTGTATGGAAATTGGTAGCATTGTTTATCCTCTTATTCCATTGTCTGAGTTCTTTAATGATGTCACCATGTTGGAATTTAATGACATTTGCATAAAGGAATTGGAGAAATGGATAAATACACACGACGCCGCCCATGATTGGTCGCATATGTTCAA tgaGGAGTGgaagaaaagggaagaaaaagTAAAAACATTAATTAAACGAATTCTGAAATATGATCTGACCAAAGAAAATCCAACAGATCCGGTTGTGCTTCCAAAAGTCGACTGTATATTTATTGGTTGTTGCCTGGAAATTATCAGCAAGACCCATGATGACGTCTTGACAATGCTGAAGAAGGTCTCAAGATGGCTAACACCAGGCGGTCATCTTATAATGTATGTTGTGTTAAATGCTTCATATTTCACAGTTGGGGAACATCACTTTCACATACTAAAACTGGATGAAGCCTTTATAAGTAAAGCTCTCAGGGACATAGGCTACAAGATTGAAACCATAGATTTGGAAGAAAGGAAATCAAACCATGGGGCTGTATCTTATGATCACTTTGCTTTAATAATTGCCGTCATGCAATGA